One Klebsiella electrica genomic window, CCCGGTTATATGCAGAGTTTTAACACCGGGCAGGTCGTTTTCCGGCCGCTGGCCGGCGAGGTGCCGACCATTGCCCTGCTGATGGTATGGAAAAAAGGTGAGCTGAAGCCTGCGCTGCGTGATTTTATTGATATTGTGAAAACGCGCTGTGAGCGGTTATAGCTCCCATTGTTTGATGGCATCCTGACTGGTTTGTCGCCGGTTGGCACTTTTCAGCGTTGTAACGCCCGATGCACGTCATCGGGCGTTTTGTCTTTCAGGACCAGATGTGGCCGCCATGGTTATAAATTGCCGCTGATTCTTTGACCATCGCGATCAACGTAATGTCTGCAGTTGCTCTTCCACATACAGATAGCCAATGCCAAGCAGTTGTTTTTGACGACTCAGCTGTCCGAAGCCGATTTGCGTTGCTCTGGTGCGCGGCGTGTCGCGATGATCGAAAGGATTAAAGCCTGTCTGCCTGATGATGGTATTCAACCACGCTTCACCAAATCCGCAGCTGCGGCCGTACAATAAGATATTGTTTATATTTAATATATTCAGAAAGTTGTAGAGGCTGAGCCCGATGGCGTTTGCGGAGTCTTCCACCCAGGTATGAAGGCGGGAATCACCCTGCTGCCATTTTTCGATCAGGGCATCGATGGTCAGCGCATCGGGATTATCGGCGAGATCGGGCTGCGTTTTAAGCCATATCCGCGCCTGTTTTTTCAATGCGCTGAGCGAGGCCACCGTTTCCAGGCAGCCATAGCGCCCGCAGTCACAGGCAACGCCATCAGGATTGATAATGGTGTGTCCAATCTGGCCGCTGCCATAAAGGCTACCGCGCCAGACCTGGTCGTTGATGACAAATGACGAGCCAATACCGTAATCGACGTTGATCACGCAGAAGTCCCGATACTGTCCTTCATTTTGCCATTTTTCCGCCAGCGCCAGCATGACGCAGTCGTTGTCGACCATGACGCGGACATTGAGTTTTTCTTCCAGCAGATATTTGATCTCTACGGGTTGCTTCCAGGGGGCCTGCGGCATGGTCTGTGATACCCCCGTTCCCGCATCAACCTGCCCATGAACCGCCAGCGCCAGATTGATTTTACGCCTCGGCCAGTTCTTGCGGTACTGATGCCAGCATTTCTCAATCGCTGCCAGTAATGCCTGAGGCGTTGGGGCGTCAATGGCGTGGTATTCGACATCACCTTTCGCACTCAGGCAGGCATTCCCAAGCTGACACTCGATACTGGTGGGCGTGATGTTCATACACAGGGTCCAGTCGCCATCGGGCGCAATAAGCCAGGCGCCGCTGCTATGGCCGCGGGCGAGGCGCTCGTCCTGCACGTTGACTACGCGTCCTTCCGCTTCCAGCTCCTGGAGGATATTGCTGACCGCGGGAATGGAGATTTGCGCCAGCCGCGCGAGTGCCGATTTACTGGCCCGTTTCTTCCGGTACAGATACTCCAGCAGCACGCCCTTGTTGTAATGGCGAATTTGCTGATTGTTAATGCAGGCTTTCATAAACTAAACCTTGTTAACTAAATTGCGTGATTATTGTGCGTAAATACGCTGATCCTGTCTATTAAACTGCTCTCATTATTTCACTTCAGTATGTCTTGTTAACTTTGAGGGCATTATGAGTTCAGTAAATGTTTGGCAGGAAACGGTACATATTCCAACCTATGAAACGGGGGCGCAGGATGTTCATCCCATGTTTCTGGAAAATCGGGTTTATCAGGGGTCTTCCGGGGCGGTGTATCCCTATGGCGTGACGGATACGCTGAGTGAGGAAAAAACGTTAAAGGCCTGGCAGGCAGTGTGGCTGGAAAATGATTACATCAAAATCATGATCCTACCCCAGTTGGGGGGCCGCGTGCATCGCGCGTGGGATAAGGTCCGACAGCGCGATTTTGTGTATCACAACGATGTTATCAAACCTGCGCTGGTTGGCTTGCTTGGACCATGGATTTCCGGAGGAATTGAGTTTAACTGGCCGCAGCACCACCGTCCCACCACCTATATGCCGGTTGATTTTACGATCGGCGAAAATGACGACGGCTCAAAAACCGTTTGGGTTGGCGAGACGGAACCGATGCACGGGTTGCAGGTGATGACCGGGTTTACTCTGCGTCCGCAGCGCGCGGCGCTGGAGATTGGTAGCCGGGTTTACAACGGTAACGCCACGCCGCGCCATTTCTTGTGGTGGGCGAACCCTGCGGTTAAGGGGGGCGATGGACATCAAAGCGTATTCCCGCCGGATGTGACGGCGGTATTTGATCACGGCAAGCGCGCGGTTTCCGCGTTTCCGATTGCTACCGGCACCTATTACAAGGTGGACTATTCGGCTGGCGTCGATATCTCGCGTTATAAAAATGTCCCGGTACCGACCTCCTATATGGCGGA contains:
- a CDS encoding ROK family transcriptional regulator, with protein sequence MKACINNQQIRHYNKGVLLEYLYRKKRASKSALARLAQISIPAVSNILQELEAEGRVVNVQDERLARGHSSGAWLIAPDGDWTLCMNITPTSIECQLGNACLSAKGDVEYHAIDAPTPQALLAAIEKCWHQYRKNWPRRKINLALAVHGQVDAGTGVSQTMPQAPWKQPVEIKYLLEEKLNVRVMVDNDCVMLALAEKWQNEGQYRDFCVINVDYGIGSSFVINDQVWRGSLYGSGQIGHTIINPDGVACDCGRYGCLETVASLSALKKQARIWLKTQPDLADNPDALTIDALIEKWQQGDSRLHTWVEDSANAIGLSLYNFLNILNINNILLYGRSCGFGEAWLNTIIRQTGFNPFDHRDTPRTRATQIGFGQLSRQKQLLGIGYLYVEEQLQTLR